A window of the Scytonema millei VB511283 genome harbors these coding sequences:
- a CDS encoding type II toxin-antitoxin system VapC family toxin, whose protein sequence is MRLLLDTHTFIWFVTNSPKLSISVKEFIEDENNEKLLSIASIWEMAIKQSTGKLSFSQPFQVFIQQQLSLNSINVLNINLNHLAVVASLPLHHRDPFDRLLISQAMVEQLPILSIDSAFDSYPIQRLW, encoded by the coding sequence ATGAGGCTATTGCTGGATACTCATACATTTATTTGGTTTGTTACTAATAGCCCTAAACTTAGTATTTCAGTTAAAGAGTTTATTGAGGATGAGAATAACGAAAAGTTACTTAGTATAGCTAGTATCTGGGAGATGGCAATTAAACAAAGTACGGGCAAGCTAAGTTTTAGTCAACCATTTCAAGTATTTATCCAGCAGCAGCTTAGTCTCAATAGCATCAATGTACTGAATATCAATTTAAACCATCTGGCTGTAGTTGCATCCTTACCGCTTCACCATCGCGATCCGTTCGATCGCCTGTTAATTTCACAAGCTATGGTAGAACAATTACCAATATTGAGTATCGATTCTGCTTTTGATTCTTATCCAATTCAGAGGCTTTGGTAA
- a CDS encoding ATP-binding protein produces MTNTQNPPRQQLNIKDALRQVPLFVKLPETELQWMCDRGQEVWREPGEVHRQEGDPADCVFILLEGEIRITQQVGNQQLVLATYDTQTLFGELPVLMGQDTYWASGISVKRSRIFELPKDAFWRLLSTCSCVTASILSTMAQRMQTVQTIAQQREKLAALGTLAAGLAHEMNNPAAAVRRSAKHLHELWQDIPCFTLKLKQQMTNEQLGFLIDMQCEAVQRAQNISALDPLTQSDREDEIAEWLTTHQVENSWQLAPILVGTGLDSTWLESIAQKIPTDALSGAIAWLTASLTGVGAIEEIDRCADRISQLVQAIKDYSYMDRAPLQDVDVHQGLESTVTILSHKLKGGVTVIRNYDRNVPRIVGYGGALNQVWTNLIDNAIDAMQGQGKIWLRTWQEHDHIVVEIADNGSGIPLNIQSRIFEPFFTTKGVGQGTGLGLDVTYRIIVGKHHGDINFTSKPGDTCFRVRLPIAAS; encoded by the coding sequence ATGACTAACACTCAAAATCCTCCCCGCCAGCAACTCAATATAAAAGACGCACTCCGCCAAGTACCGCTATTTGTCAAATTACCAGAAACAGAATTGCAGTGGATGTGCGATCGCGGACAAGAAGTATGGCGAGAACCAGGAGAAGTTCACCGTCAAGAAGGAGATCCAGCCGATTGCGTATTTATCTTACTTGAAGGAGAAATTCGGATTACCCAGCAAGTCGGGAACCAGCAACTCGTTTTAGCTACCTACGACACGCAAACCCTATTTGGCGAATTACCCGTGTTAATGGGACAAGATACCTATTGGGCAAGTGGAATTTCCGTTAAGCGATCGCGTATTTTTGAATTACCAAAAGACGCATTTTGGCGCTTACTATCTACCTGTTCCTGCGTCACTGCCTCTATTCTCAGCACGATGGCACAGCGAATGCAAACGGTACAAACTATCGCCCAGCAACGGGAAAAATTAGCCGCTTTGGGGACGTTAGCCGCCGGACTCGCCCATGAAATGAACAATCCCGCCGCCGCCGTCAGACGCAGTGCCAAACACTTACACGAACTTTGGCAAGATATACCTTGCTTCACTTTAAAGCTGAAGCAGCAGATGACAAACGAACAACTCGGCTTTTTGATTGATATGCAGTGCGAGGCGGTGCAACGGGCGCAAAATATCTCTGCCCTCGATCCACTAACGCAAAGCGATCGCGAGGATGAAATAGCTGAGTGGCTGACAACCCATCAAGTAGAAAATAGTTGGCAACTCGCCCCCATTTTAGTTGGAACTGGGTTAGATTCAACTTGGCTAGAAAGCATCGCCCAGAAAATACCTACCGATGCCCTATCTGGGGCGATCGCGTGGTTGACTGCATCTCTTACAGGTGTTGGGGCAATTGAAGAAATCGATCGCTGTGCCGATCGCATTTCTCAGTTAGTCCAGGCAATTAAAGATTACTCTTACATGGATCGCGCCCCCCTACAAGACGTAGACGTACACCAAGGGCTAGAAAGCACTGTGACAATTTTGAGTCACAAACTCAAAGGTGGCGTAACTGTAATCCGCAACTACGATCGCAACGTGCCGCGAATTGTCGGTTATGGTGGGGCATTAAATCAAGTGTGGACGAACCTAATTGATAATGCGATCGATGCCATGCAAGGACAGGGTAAGATTTGGCTGCGGACTTGGCAAGAACACGACCATATCGTAGTCGAAATTGCCGACAACGGATCGGGCATTCCTTTGAATATTCAGTCCCGCATTTTCGAGCCATTTTTCACCACCAAAGGCGTAGGACAAGGCACAGGACTGGGTTTGGATGTCACGTATCGGATTATTGTAGGCAAGCACCACGGCGACATCAATTTTACGTCAAAGCCTGGAGACACCTGTTTTCGAGTACGTTTACCGATCGCAGCTTCATAA
- a CDS encoding SDR family oxidoreductase — protein sequence MQDKVVVVVGATGGIGSALTRKLAPTGARLVLAARNSSALQDLATQLSIKSVLTVPTDITARASVNALMEQTTAQFGKIDALVNAAGAGILKPYNALEPADLEAMLDLNLKGSFYTCQAAAELMQRQKSGHICNVVGILGKHSMAMAAAYSASKFGVVGFSKCMAEELKRFGVKFTLFYFGGVDSPFWDNVQLKVDRKKMLSTETAANAIFYALQAEPQAVPMEINIQPDSHLFF from the coding sequence ATGCAAGATAAGGTGGTTGTAGTTGTCGGTGCAACTGGGGGTATTGGTTCGGCTTTAACTCGCAAACTAGCTCCAACTGGAGCGCGTCTGGTGTTGGCAGCTAGAAACAGCAGCGCGCTGCAAGACTTGGCAACACAGTTGTCAATTAAGTCAGTATTGACTGTTCCCACAGATATCACCGCTCGCGCCTCGGTAAATGCCCTAATGGAGCAAACTACGGCTCAGTTTGGAAAAATTGATGCTTTAGTGAATGCAGCTGGTGCAGGAATATTAAAGCCTTACAATGCTCTAGAACCAGCCGATCTAGAAGCGATGTTAGACCTAAACTTGAAGGGTAGTTTCTACACCTGCCAAGCCGCAGCTGAATTAATGCAACGGCAGAAATCTGGTCATATTTGTAACGTAGTGGGAATTTTGGGCAAGCATTCAATGGCAATGGCAGCAGCATACAGCGCTTCCAAGTTTGGTGTAGTTGGTTTCAGCAAATGCATGGCGGAAGAGTTGAAGCGTTTTGGTGTGAAGTTCACGCTATTCTATTTTGGTGGTGTAGACTCTCCCTTCTGGGACAACGTACAGCTAAAAGTCGATCGCAAAAAAATGCTCAGTACCGAAACTGCTGCCAATGCTATCTTTTATGCCCTCCAAGCAGAACCACAAGCAGTCCCGATGGAAATTAATATTCAGCCAGACAGTCACTTGTTTTTTTAG
- the hppD gene encoding 4-hydroxyphenylpyruvate dioxygenase, with protein sequence MKIDRIHFYVEDAKAWRDWFVNKLGFQTVASYSRDRYTDTEVVKSGFVCFALSSPRSHFSPVWQFLRHHPPGVADVAFVVEDLEAIVQKAIAHDAKVLQPPQLQQGYKWSKISAWGSLAHTLIERQGDKGEVKSQKSKVKFSRSRLPTPDSRLAITGIDHIVLNVAAGDLETAVAWYEEILGFRSQQAFTIQTDRSALHSQVMVSSNSCVQFPINQPASPNSQIQEFLDCNQGAGIQHIALKTSNIIEAIAQFRNNGVSFLSVPPTYYTQLQQRLGLPISFPISVDELQAIAQQQILVDWQDSHPDALLLQTFTHPIFTQPTFFFEIIERRSQATGFGEGNFRALFEAIEREQMKRGSLQDRELGVGSRESGEES encoded by the coding sequence ATGAAAATCGATCGGATTCACTTCTACGTAGAAGATGCAAAAGCTTGGCGTGACTGGTTTGTCAACAAATTAGGCTTTCAAACTGTAGCTAGTTACAGCCGCGATCGCTACACCGATACAGAAGTGGTGAAGAGTGGTTTCGTCTGCTTCGCTCTATCGTCACCGCGATCGCATTTCAGTCCAGTTTGGCAGTTTTTGCGCCACCATCCTCCTGGTGTGGCGGATGTCGCCTTTGTTGTAGAAGATCTCGAAGCGATCGTCCAAAAGGCGATCGCTCACGACGCAAAAGTCTTACAACCCCCACAATTACAGCAAGGCTACAAGTGGAGCAAAATTTCTGCCTGGGGTTCTCTGGCTCATACTTTGATCGAAAGACAGGGGGACAAGGGAGAAGTCAAAAGTCAAAAGTCAAAAGTCAAATTTTCCCGCTCCCGACTCCCGACTCCCGACTCCCGACTCGCCATCACAGGTATCGATCACATCGTATTAAACGTTGCTGCGGGGGATTTGGAGACGGCTGTGGCATGGTATGAAGAGATTTTGGGTTTTCGCTCTCAGCAGGCTTTTACTATTCAAACCGATCGCTCTGCCTTGCATAGTCAGGTAATGGTTTCTAGTAATAGCTGCGTTCAGTTTCCAATCAATCAACCTGCATCGCCTAATTCGCAAATTCAGGAATTTTTAGATTGCAATCAAGGTGCGGGAATTCAACACATCGCCCTCAAAACTAGCAACATCATCGAAGCGATCGCGCAATTTCGCAATAACGGCGTATCTTTTCTTTCAGTTCCTCCTACTTACTACACTCAGCTACAGCAGCGTTTGGGATTACCAATATCATTTCCCATCTCAGTTGACGAGTTACAAGCGATCGCCCAACAGCAAATTTTAGTTGACTGGCAAGATTCCCACCCCGATGCTTTGCTGCTACAAACTTTTACTCACCCCATTTTTACCCAACCAACTTTCTTTTTTGAAATTATCGAACGCCGCTCCCAAGCCACGGGTTTTGGCGAAGGTAATTTTCGCGCTCTGTTTGAAGCGATCGAACGAGAACAGATGAAACGGGGTAGCCTTCAAGATCGGGAGTTGGGAGTTGGAAGTCGGGAGTCGGGGGAAGAGAGCTGA
- the ftsH2 gene encoding ATP-dependent zinc metalloprotease FtsH2 has translation MKFSWRVLVLWTLPALVIGFFFWQGAFAGAPADMSKNAASTRMTYGRFLEYLDAGRVTSVDLYEGGRTAIVEAVDPELDNRVQRLRVDLPYSAPEVIAKLRAGNVSFDSHPMRNDGAIWGLLGNLIFPVLLIGGLFFLFRRSSNIPGGPGQALNFGKSRARFQMEAKTGIKFDDVAGIDEAKEELQEVVTFLKQPERFTAVGARIPKGVLLVGPPGTGKTLLAKAIAGEAGVPFFSISGSEFVEMFVGVGASRVRDLFKKAKDNAPCLIFIDEIDAVGRQRGAGIGGGNDEREQTLNQLLTEMDGFEGNTGIIIIAATNRPDVLDAALLRPGRFDRQVTVDAPDIKGRLEILKVHARNKKLAETVSLEAISRRTPGFTGADLANLLNEAAILTARRRKDAITLLEIDDAVDRVVAGMEGTPLVDSKSKRLIAYHEIGHALIGTLIKDHDPVQKVTLVPRGQAQGLTWFTPSEEQGLISRSQLKARISGALGGRAAEDIIFGTAEVTTGAGNDLQQVTGMARQMVTKFGMSDLGPLALDSQNSEVFLGRDLMTRSDYSDAIASRIDTQVRAIVEDCYELAKKLIRDNRTVTDRLVDLLIEKETIDGEEFRQIVAEYTDVPEKQQYVPTL, from the coding sequence ATGAAATTTTCTTGGAGAGTCCTAGTACTGTGGACACTGCCTGCTCTCGTGATCGGCTTTTTCTTCTGGCAGGGGGCATTTGCTGGCGCTCCTGCTGATATGAGCAAGAACGCCGCCAGTACTCGGATGACTTACGGTCGTTTTCTAGAATATCTAGATGCTGGTCGCGTCACTAGTGTAGACCTATATGAAGGCGGACGGACGGCAATTGTAGAGGCAGTCGATCCAGAACTGGACAATCGCGTTCAAAGGCTGCGGGTAGACCTGCCATACAGCGCTCCCGAAGTGATTGCTAAACTCAGAGCGGGAAATGTGAGCTTTGATTCTCACCCGATGCGAAATGACGGGGCAATTTGGGGTTTACTGGGTAATCTGATTTTCCCCGTGCTGTTGATTGGTGGGCTGTTCTTCTTATTCCGTCGCTCTAGTAATATTCCGGGTGGACCAGGGCAAGCACTTAACTTTGGCAAATCCCGTGCTAGATTCCAAATGGAAGCCAAGACGGGCATAAAATTTGATGACGTAGCGGGAATTGACGAAGCCAAAGAAGAGTTACAAGAAGTTGTCACCTTCCTCAAACAGCCAGAACGCTTCACCGCTGTTGGCGCACGCATTCCCAAAGGCGTACTGTTAGTAGGACCCCCAGGAACAGGGAAAACTTTGCTAGCAAAAGCGATCGCTGGGGAAGCAGGAGTCCCGTTTTTCAGCATCTCCGGTAGCGAATTCGTCGAAATGTTCGTCGGTGTAGGTGCATCGCGGGTACGGGATTTATTTAAGAAAGCCAAAGACAACGCTCCTTGTTTGATCTTCATTGATGAAATTGATGCGGTAGGCAGACAAAGAGGTGCGGGAATTGGTGGTGGAAACGATGAGAGAGAGCAAACTCTCAACCAATTACTCACCGAAATGGACGGGTTTGAAGGCAATACAGGGATTATTATCATCGCTGCTACCAACCGTCCTGACGTACTCGATGCTGCATTGTTACGTCCTGGTCGTTTCGATCGCCAAGTTACAGTAGATGCACCAGACATTAAAGGGCGTTTGGAGATTTTAAAAGTCCACGCCAGAAATAAGAAACTTGCTGAAACTGTATCTTTAGAAGCAATTTCTCGCCGCACTCCTGGCTTTACAGGGGCAGACTTAGCTAACTTGCTGAATGAAGCTGCTATTTTAACCGCCAGACGGCGCAAAGACGCTATCACCTTGTTAGAAATTGACGACGCTGTAGACCGCGTTGTGGCAGGGATGGAAGGCACGCCGTTGGTAGACAGTAAGAGCAAGCGATTGATTGCTTATCACGAAATCGGACACGCTTTGATCGGTACGCTGATTAAAGACCACGATCCGGTGCAGAAAGTAACGCTAGTACCACGCGGACAAGCCCAAGGTTTGACTTGGTTTACTCCTAGCGAAGAACAAGGATTGATCTCGCGATCGCAGCTCAAAGCTAGAATTAGCGGCGCTTTGGGTGGTAGAGCCGCTGAAGATATCATCTTTGGTACGGCGGAAGTCACAACTGGTGCGGGTAACGACTTGCAACAGGTGACGGGAATGGCGCGGCAGATGGTGACAAAATTTGGGATGTCAGATTTGGGTCCCTTGGCGTTGGATAGCCAAAATTCAGAGGTGTTTTTGGGTCGTGACTTGATGACTCGTTCCGATTACTCAGACGCGATCGCTTCTCGCATCGATACACAAGTTCGCGCTATTGTCGAAGATTGCTATGAGTTGGCGAAGAAACTCATCCGCGACAATCGCACCGTCACAGATCGTTTAGTCGATTTGTTGATCGAAAAAGAAACCATTGACGGCGAAGAGTTTCGTCAGATTGTGGCTGAATACACCGACGTACCTGAAAAACAGCAGTACGTGCCAACGCTGTAA
- a CDS encoding alpha/beta fold hydrolase — MPSVKLNNINMYYEVHGSGESLVLIQGLALDSSAWTNQISVFSQKYQVIVFDNRGVGQSDSPNIPYSTEMMADDTVELLKFLNIKNAHILGFSMGGAIAQQIALKYPEIVKSLILVTTAAKFPARARYLTKLWLKMLEEQVSTETRLQEICLWVFTDEFLADEARVTAAVKLGLNHPHPQPKHGFAGQIVALLEHNTRNKLNQISVPTLVLIGKDEIFIPLNFSEELAANIPNAELVISEKGGHNYWMEFPEIFNRAVMQFLAKVA; from the coding sequence ATGCCTTCAGTTAAGCTAAACAATATTAATATGTACTATGAAGTACATGGAAGTGGAGAGTCTTTAGTTTTAATTCAAGGCTTAGCTCTAGATAGTAGTGCTTGGACAAATCAGATTTCTGTATTTTCTCAAAAGTACCAAGTGATTGTTTTTGATAATCGCGGTGTAGGGCAATCTGATTCTCCTAATATACCTTATTCCACTGAAATGATGGCTGACGATACAGTGGAATTGTTAAAATTTTTAAATATTAAAAATGCCCATATTTTAGGTTTTTCAATGGGCGGAGCGATCGCTCAACAAATTGCTTTAAAATATCCAGAAATTGTGAAAAGTCTGATTTTAGTAACGACAGCTGCTAAGTTTCCAGCTAGAGCTAGATATCTCACTAAATTATGGTTAAAAATGCTGGAAGAACAGGTTTCTACAGAAACCCGACTGCAAGAGATTTGTTTATGGGTGTTTACAGATGAATTTTTAGCAGATGAGGCGCGAGTTACAGCAGCGGTAAAACTGGGGTTGAATCATCCACATCCTCAACCAAAGCACGGCTTTGCAGGACAAATCGTTGCTCTTTTAGAACACAATACGCGAAATAAACTCAATCAAATCTCCGTTCCTACTTTGGTACTTATTGGTAAAGATGAAATATTTATTCCTTTAAATTTTTCTGAGGAGTTAGCCGCAAATATTCCTAATGCAGAATTAGTCATATCGGAAAAAGGTGGACATAATTATTGGATGGAATTTCCAGAAATATTTAATCGAGCAGTCATGCAATTTTTAGCTAAAGTAGCTTAA
- a CDS encoding HAD family hydrolase codes for MIRLITDFDGPIIDVSERYYRVYQLCLEKTRHPEQAVTQLSKAEFWQLKRSKVPEKQIAILSGLDETQAKTFANLRRQMVHAHPYFQYDKLAPGAVAALEQIQQAGIDLAVMTMRRVRELDYAFGQHDLGRFFPENRCYCLSNDYLKTRDIDDKPLLMARALVELPPASDVWMVGDTEADIIAAKKHGIKAIAVECGIRDRVRLQQYQPDLIVKDLNAAVECVLNAAFAQAS; via the coding sequence ATGATTAGATTAATTACTGATTTTGACGGACCCATTATTGATGTGTCGGAGCGATACTACCGCGTATATCAATTATGTTTAGAGAAAACTCGCCATCCAGAACAAGCTGTAACGCAGTTAAGTAAAGCGGAATTTTGGCAGTTGAAGCGCTCTAAGGTTCCTGAAAAACAGATTGCTATCCTATCTGGACTAGACGAAACCCAAGCTAAAACATTTGCTAATTTGCGGCGACAAATGGTACACGCTCATCCTTACTTTCAATATGACAAACTAGCTCCAGGCGCAGTAGCAGCTTTAGAGCAAATACAGCAAGCTGGTATCGATTTAGCAGTGATGACAATGCGTCGCGTGCGCGAGCTGGACTATGCTTTCGGACAGCACGATCTAGGCAGATTTTTTCCTGAAAATCGCTGCTATTGCTTGAGCAATGATTATCTGAAAACTCGCGACATTGACGATAAACCTTTGTTGATGGCAAGGGCTTTAGTAGAATTGCCCCCTGCTAGCGATGTTTGGATGGTTGGTGATACGGAAGCGGATATTATTGCCGCGAAAAAGCACGGGATCAAAGCGATCGCAGTAGAATGCGGAATTCGCGATCGCGTTCGGCTACAACAGTACCAACCCGATTTGATTGTGAAAGATTTAAATGCAGCAGTCGAGTGCGTTCTCAACGCTGCATTTGCCCAAGCTAGCTAG
- a CDS encoding type II toxin-antitoxin system Phd/YefM family antitoxin, producing MRKVNLVEASQHLSELIEAAMRGEEVIITQDGQPVVQLVPIPTEKKRYPAKAGTAVGLVTIAEDFDDPLEDFKDYM from the coding sequence ATGCGAAAAGTTAATCTTGTTGAAGCATCTCAACACTTATCAGAATTAATTGAAGCTGCAATGCGTGGAGAAGAAGTCATTATTACACAAGACGGACAGCCAGTAGTTCAGCTTGTACCAATACCGACAGAAAAAAAACGCTATCCTGCCAAAGCTGGAACTGCTGTAGGTTTAGTTACAATCGCAGAGGATTTTGACGATCCTCTGGAAGACTTTAAGGATTATATGTAA
- a CDS encoding FAD-dependent oxidoreductase: MTTKPVILTVDDDPEVLQAVARDLRREYGDRFRVLRAESGAVALEALQQLKLRNEPVALFLVDQRMPQMSGVEFLEQALQMFPETKKALLTAYADTDAAIRAINTTRIDYYLMKPWDPPEERLYPVLDDLLDDWLSQFRPPFDGIRVIGNRWSPHSHEIKDFLARNQLPYQWLDIELSEEARDLVKYADCDKLSLPLVLFSDGSSLLKPSPLEVAAKIGLQTQAGKPFYDLAIVGGGPGGLAAAVYGASEGLHTVLIEREAPGGQAGTSSRIENYLGFPVGLSGGDLARRAVTQARRFGVEILNPQEVQGIRIEDPYRIITLADGSEISCHALILALGVSWRRLNVPGMDRLTGAGVYYGAAQTEALACQGEEVYIIGGANSAGQGAMYFSRYAQHVTMLVRGESLASSMSQYLIDQIAETPNITVKVHSQVVEVKGETNLEAIAIQNTQTGETEVVPANSLFIFIGAVPRTEWLDGIVTRDDRGFVLTGTDLSQNGHRPKGWTLDREPFLLETNVPGIFAVGDVRHGSIKRVASSVGEGSICVQFIHRYLSNVL; the protein is encoded by the coding sequence ATGACAACCAAGCCTGTCATTTTAACAGTTGACGACGATCCAGAAGTTTTGCAAGCGGTGGCGCGGGACTTGCGACGGGAATATGGCGATCGCTTCCGCGTTTTACGGGCAGAGTCTGGGGCAGTTGCTTTAGAGGCACTGCAACAGCTTAAACTGCGAAACGAGCCTGTAGCATTGTTTTTAGTAGACCAAAGAATGCCGCAAATGTCTGGGGTAGAGTTTCTGGAACAGGCTTTACAGATGTTTCCAGAGACGAAAAAGGCATTACTCACGGCGTATGCAGATACGGACGCAGCGATTCGCGCTATCAATACGACGCGGATCGATTATTACTTAATGAAGCCTTGGGACCCACCAGAGGAAAGGTTGTATCCAGTATTAGACGATCTCCTCGATGATTGGTTATCGCAATTCCGTCCGCCTTTTGATGGAATTCGGGTTATTGGCAATCGCTGGTCGCCTCATTCGCACGAAATTAAAGATTTTCTTGCCCGCAACCAATTGCCCTATCAGTGGTTAGATATTGAGTTATCAGAGGAAGCGCGAGATTTAGTTAAATATGCCGACTGCGATAAATTAAGTTTGCCGTTAGTGCTATTTTCGGATGGTTCCAGTTTGCTCAAACCCTCACCTTTGGAGGTTGCTGCCAAAATTGGGCTACAGACTCAAGCTGGAAAACCATTTTACGATCTGGCGATTGTAGGCGGAGGACCAGGAGGGTTAGCGGCTGCGGTTTATGGTGCTTCAGAGGGGTTGCACACGGTACTAATCGAACGAGAAGCCCCAGGTGGACAAGCAGGAACGAGTTCGCGGATTGAGAATTACTTGGGATTTCCCGTAGGTTTGAGTGGCGGTGATTTAGCTAGACGGGCAGTAACGCAGGCTAGACGCTTTGGTGTAGAGATTCTTAATCCCCAAGAAGTACAGGGAATTCGGATAGAAGATCCCTATCGGATTATAACTCTCGCCGATGGCAGCGAAATCAGCTGTCATGCTTTGATTTTGGCGTTGGGCGTTTCATGGCGACGGTTGAACGTCCCAGGAATGGATCGGCTGACTGGGGCGGGCGTGTACTATGGTGCGGCGCAAACCGAAGCCCTAGCTTGTCAAGGGGAAGAAGTCTATATCATTGGGGGTGCAAACTCCGCCGGACAAGGGGCAATGTATTTTTCGCGCTACGCCCAGCATGTGACGATGTTAGTACGGGGCGAGTCTCTTGCAAGTAGTATGTCGCAATACCTAATCGATCAAATTGCCGAGACACCAAATATTACAGTTAAGGTGCATTCCCAGGTGGTGGAGGTAAAAGGGGAGACAAATTTAGAGGCGATCGCGATTCAAAATACTCAAACAGGTGAAACTGAAGTCGTTCCTGCTAATTCTCTATTTATCTTCATCGGGGCTGTTCCCAGAACAGAATGGCTAGATGGAATTGTCACACGCGACGATCGCGGTTTTGTGCTGACTGGCACAGATCTCAGCCAGAACGGACACCGCCCGAAAGGATGGACGTTAGATCGAGAACCCTTTTTACTAGAAACTAACGTACCTGGGATTTTTGCCGTGGGTGATGTGCGCCACGGTTCGATTAAGCGGGTAGCTTCTAGCGTCGGTGAAGGATCGATTTGTGTCCAATTCATCCATCGTTATTTGAGTAATGTGCTGTAA
- a CDS encoding ATP-binding protein, producing the protein MSEQCTHAKLTLQQVPIFAHLDDKQLQCLTQLGTEIQLDAGTQIAKQGDPPDGFYVILEGVTEWTRTVDGQAAHAVNLGSGEVFAELILLLDEPYPTSGRALTPVTLYKLNPEAFWQMLEICPQVWRSILKIATQRSQLHESVTQQQAKLISLGTLSAGLAHELNNPAAAVKRNVQNLDEILQQLPALALQLHQQPLNKEQIDFLCELYKQAIATAKTCSRRDPIAQSEAEDEVTDWLDDRHVKESWKLAPTLVNAGITTEKLDEITAHITPECLSSVLRWLEATVTGSGLLYELQQSSGRIGELVKAMKEYSYMDRAPIQEVDVHEGINSTLTILKYKLKQGVSVHKEYGNLPKISAYGSQLNQVWTNLLDNAIDATGGKGQIWIRTSQEGDRVLVEIIDNGIGIKPEIQSRIFEQFFTTKEVGKGTGLGLDIVRRIIVGQHKGDIRFETKPGETKFQVRLPINLN; encoded by the coding sequence ATGAGCGAACAATGCACGCACGCTAAGTTAACCCTACAACAAGTACCAATTTTTGCTCATTTAGATGACAAGCAATTACAGTGTTTAACTCAACTCGGGACGGAAATTCAACTCGATGCGGGTACGCAAATTGCCAAACAAGGAGATCCGCCAGATGGGTTTTATGTCATCTTAGAAGGAGTTACAGAATGGACGCGAACTGTAGACGGACAAGCAGCACATGCCGTCAATTTAGGTTCGGGAGAAGTATTTGCAGAATTGATTTTACTGCTAGATGAACCATATCCTACCAGCGGACGCGCCTTAACTCCGGTTACACTCTATAAACTCAATCCAGAAGCTTTTTGGCAAATGCTAGAAATCTGCCCTCAAGTATGGCGCAGTATTCTCAAAATTGCCACGCAGCGATCGCAACTTCACGAATCTGTCACCCAACAGCAAGCAAAATTAATTTCTCTTGGTACTTTATCGGCTGGATTGGCACATGAATTAAATAATCCGGCGGCGGCGGTGAAAAGAAATGTCCAGAATTTAGATGAAATTTTACAACAGTTACCAGCGTTAGCATTACAACTACATCAGCAACCTTTAAATAAAGAACAAATCGATTTTTTGTGCGAATTATATAAACAGGCGATCGCCACTGCAAAAACTTGTTCTCGTCGCGATCCAATTGCCCAAAGTGAAGCAGAAGATGAGGTTACTGATTGGTTGGACGATCGCCATGTTAAAGAAAGTTGGAAACTTGCCCCTACACTAGTTAACGCTGGAATTACAACAGAAAAGTTAGATGAAATTACAGCTCATATTACACCTGAATGTTTGAGTAGCGTATTACGATGGTTGGAAGCAACAGTCACGGGAAGCGGATTGTTATACGAATTACAACAAAGTTCGGGGCGAATTGGTGAATTAGTTAAAGCGATGAAAGAATATTCCTATATGGATCGCGCCCCCATTCAAGAAGTGGACGTTCATGAAGGGATTAATAGTACGTTAACGATTCTCAAATATAAATTAAAACAAGGCGTTAGCGTGCATAAAGAGTATGGGAATTTACCTAAAATTAGTGCATATGGAAGTCAATTAAATCAGGTATGGACGAATTTACTTGATAATGCGATCGATGCTACAGGTGGTAAAGGGCAGATTTGGATTAGGACTAGTCAAGAAGGCGATCGCGTTTTGGTAGAAATTATTGATAATGGGATCGGAATTAAACCAGAAATTCAATCGCGGATTTTCGAGCAGTTTTTTACTACTAAAGAAGTGGGAAAAGGAACAGGTTTAGGCTTAGATATTGTGCGGCGAATTATTGTCGGACAGCATAAAGGTGATATTAGATTTGAAACGAAACCAGGAGAGACAAAGTTTCAGGTTAGGTTGCCCATAAATTTGAATTAA